The Gossypium arboreum isolate Shixiya-1 chromosome 6, ASM2569848v2, whole genome shotgun sequence DNA window TTTAATTCGTCTCTCTTTCTAAAATATCGATTTAGATAAAGCAGAAGAATTTTCATTACCCGAAAATCCGCGAGCTTAAGGAAAGTAAAATTTATGTTTTCTGTGAACCCAAGCAAAATCTAACATTCTCCTCTCACTGTcagtttccttttttatttttatttttaattttatgcttttattttcaaattttgtttttaatttcttGAGATCAAGGTCGGGTTTGTTTTTAGTCCTTATCAATCGCCAGGGCTTTTCGTTGTAATCTGTGTGTAGTGGTGAGAATTAGGAAGTTTAGGGTTTGAAGATCCAGTTTGATGCCTTTTGGGTACAGGATAGATGCTTCTTATTGGGGATCTAGGGTTTTCGAGCCTGGTCCTTGTGGTTTCCATCATTATTCCTTTGTTCGGCTTTTTCATTAGGCGGAAATGGAGGTTATCAATAGTCAGGCAAGCGGAGATCAAGAGGCTTATGATTTTAGCCTCGGAGGAGGCTGCTAGGGCTGAGCTTGAGGCATCAATTGGATACGGTAGTGTTCCGGTTTCGCTTAACTATCATCAATGTGCTGTTTGCTATTGCCCTACTACTACACGGTGTGCTCGCTGCAAAGCTGTCCGGTATTGGTAAgtgttttattgattttttttaggGATTTAGTTTGAATAGGAGATGATTCTGATTTTTTATTTGATGGTAATTTCTTAAATGGTATGCTAATATTTAATTAGAGAATGCTTCAACTAGTTCACAAAAAATCTGGTTGTTATTTAAGTTCTCTGTTATCTATCTAAATGCATTCATTAGGAGTTGAATGAGCTTGGCTTTATGAAGTCAGAAATAAAGCAATTTAGAAGACTTGGATTGGTGAAAATTGCACGATAGATTCAACCTTTACACTCTATCATGGACGGGTGTTTCGAGATTGTCTTGAAAACTGCAATATGGACTGTTTTTGCTGATTTTGAGCAAATGATTCAGTTTGTATATGCCATGTTCGAGCCTCCCAAAGATGGGACATTAGAAAGCTTTTTAACCATTCTCTTGAATATGACCTTTTAAGTGTCTTATCTTGTTTGCAATTTAGGAGTTATTTTCCCATGCAGTTTAGGAGTTGAGGACTTGAGGAGGTGCATGTAGTGCGCTTGCAAATAGTTAAAATGTGATTCCTTTAATGggtgaaaaaaaagaagagaccACTCTAATGAATGCAGAAAATAATTTAGCTTTTCCATATCATGTTATTCTAATTCTGAGGATGTGACTTTATGGTACATTTATCATGAATTATGGATGTTTTAAGCATTATTTATTTTCTGCTGGAAAAGTtgtttttaaccttttttttatttatttacaatttgGTTGTTTCAGTTCTACTCAGTGTCAAGTTATTCACTGGCGACAAGGTCACAAGAAAGAATGCTATCCGGCTGCAGTTGCCATACACCAAAATCATGGCGAGGGAAGTGATTGTGATTCTGGTCAGAAGGTGACGGGGCAACACCAAATTGGAGACGGATTTGAATCTAAAGAAAAGCAGCATGCAGAGCCAACTGAATCATCCTCCAAAGAATCTGCGTTACATAATTCCACCACTGAACCTGCACTGTCTAGTTCTACTAGCTGTTCTGCAGTTTTACTTGAGAAGGATGATGATATAAAGGTTGAGTTCCAGGCTGATGGGGAAGGAAGGAGCATTGCTTCAGAATCTTCCAGTACTTCATTCTCTGGGTTTTCTTCTTCTGTAACTGGTAGTGAATCGTCTGATGATGTTTCTGTGTGTGAGAGCGTTGGTTCAAATGAGCCTTGTAGACTTGAGATATCTTCATCTGCTGATGACTCTAAACTTGACACATTGTGGACTGCTTCTGGTGTCAACAACGTGGATCAAACCAATTTGTCATCCCCAAAATTTGCCAGCTTGGTTGATTCTGTAGATAAATTTTCTAAATTGAATGCATCAAATCAGATGAAGCCTGATCAAGGTGGAGAGATCCAATGCAGAGCAAGTGGCAGTTCTTCATGTATTAGTGATATGTATGAGGGCTCAACTTCTGAGGTTCGTACTTTATCTTCTGGTTTCTGGGGCAGAACTCTGGAACCAGTTGTATCTACGAATGATGTTAATGATGAGGCTTTTCAGTCTAATCCTAAAGAAAGTGGTGAAAGTGCCTCACTTGATCCTGGATCTTCCTTACATTTTTCATTCAGTTTGTCTCAAAATGCTTCTTCCTTGCCTCCACAAGGCTTGAAGGTTAAAGCTGCCAAATTGGATGATGCTCCTCGGAGTGCTTCGGGGTACACCCAGCTTTCTAATGGAGTAACTTTGCCAGAAAATGTTGATTTGGATGCTCCAAATGTCAGCAGCTCCTCATCCTCAAATTCTGAATGTGCTAACCATGTGGAGTGCGGGTCTACCAATGTTTCACCTATCCCAAAACCCAGAGAAGCTATCAATAGAGATGTTCCGTTAATCAGTAGCTTGTCATCGTCATGTTCTGAAAAGTCAGATTCTAGTTCTGTTATTAATGGACCTAGCACTTCTCATGTATTAAAGTCTTCTGATGCTTATTCATCTAGTGCCAGAGTGCATGTGGTTCCTAATGCTAAATCTGGAAATTTTGGTGGTGTTCATGCCAATGCTGCTACGTTACCTAAGGTTTCAAGTTCTTCTGATAGCACACATGGATTGAAAACCTCCATGCGGAAAATTGCTGATCAATTCAGAGGATCTAAGTTGCCCAAACACTATCCTTTAGGAGTTGGTAATGAGGATTCTGGAAATTATAATGACAAGGTTTGCttgaagtttaatttttttttaccatAGTAGCATAGCCTCTGACAAATTAgcttttagttcaattttcttTTGTCTTGCAGGTACTTTTTTCTTACGAGTCTTTTGTCAAGCTTTACAGTGGGAGCAAGGCGAACCTGCAACCATGTGGCCTTGTAAACTGTGGGAACAGGTAATATAAGATTGGATTTTTGGTATGGCAAACACTTATAGAAAAACTATATATGGAATATTGTTTTTCC harbors:
- the LOC108486487 gene encoding ubiquitin carboxyl-terminal hydrolase 16-like, with product MLLIGDLGFSSLVLVVSIIIPLFGFFIRRKWRLSIVRQAEIKRLMILASEEAARAELEASIGYGSVPVSLNYHQCAVCYCPTTTRCARCKAVRYCSTQCQVIHWRQGHKKECYPAAVAIHQNHGEGSDCDSGQKVTGQHQIGDGFESKEKQHAEPTESSSKESALHNSTTEPALSSSTSCSAVLLEKDDDIKVEFQADGEGRSIASESSSTSFSGFSSSVTGSESSDDVSVCESVGSNEPCRLEISSSADDSKLDTLWTASGVNNVDQTNLSSPKFASLVDSVDKFSKLNASNQMKPDQGGEIQCRASGSSSCISDMYEGSTSEVRTLSSGFWGRTLEPVVSTNDVNDEAFQSNPKESGESASLDPGSSLHFSFSLSQNASSLPPQGLKVKAAKLDDAPRSASGYTQLSNGVTLPENVDLDAPNVSSSSSSNSECANHVECGSTNVSPIPKPREAINRDVPLISSLSSSCSEKSDSSSVINGPSTSHVLKSSDAYSSSARVHVVPNAKSGNFGGVHANAATLPKVSSSSDSTHGLKTSMRKIADQFRGSKLPKHYPLGVGNEDSGNYNDKVLFSYESFVKLYSGSKANLQPCGLVNCGNSCYANAILQCLTFTPPLTAYFLQGLHSKACAKKEWCFTCDLENLILKAKEGKSPLSPKGILSQLQNICGQLVQGKEEDAHEFLRYVIDVMQFDCLKKAGVRSSGCSEEETTLIGLTFGGFLRSKIMCVKCQGKSERYERMMDLTVEIEGDIETLEEALHRFTRTEILDGENKYQCGRCNSYEKAKKKLTISEAPNVLTIALKRFQSGKFGKLNKAIQFPEILNLAPYMSGTSDNSPIYRLYGVVVHLDIMNAAFSGHYVCYVKNAQNKWFKIDDSKVTSSELGNVLTKGAYMLFYARCSPRAPRSIRSRSKSILSKMNSKNYPKSSSTHPDSSGSIESFCSKYNRLQKILEEDSSSDTSSLFSSNSDYTSSCTDSTRDDSLDSVFGDSDASSSSSSSPLYSKHSPLADLDRYGSGSPEMDPLFHSDTSKQCRDVGSYSNSSSFRETDSELLGRVNSLKEVYFRKSLKKRTN